AGACGGTACGACCATTGAGACTGAGAAGATTATGGGAACGGCACCTAGACGCGTTGTCGAACTCAAATTAAATATCACGTTTCCAAAAGGGAATAATTATACAGACCAGCAGAAGCGTCTAATTGAATCTGCGGCAAGAACTTGCCCCGTTGCAAACAGCATAAACCCGGAGATTAAAAAGAGCATAACATTTAATTATTAGCCAATTACGGACTAAATAATAAAAAGTGAGATTTTAAAAAAGGGAGGTTTGAAAAATCCTCCCTTTTTTTATTACCTTTGCACCCTGTTTGAGACGTCCGTGCTCCGCACGGTTAAATGCCCAGGTGGCGGAATTGGTAGACGCGCTGGTCTCAAACACCAGTGGAGTTAAATCTGTGCCGGTTCGACCCCGGCCCTGGGTACCACAGAAAAACCCTTATAATCAAACGATTATAAGGGTTAATTTTTTATATAATAAGTTTTATATCCTTATTGTTTAGGCAAAATGAACCAGAACGTAGAGCCCTTGCCAACCTCCGAATCCACACCCATCTGGCCGTTGTAGTGTTTTACAATCTGCATGCAGATGGAAAGTCCTAAGCCTGTACCTTCCACATAGTTATCCAGCTTTACAAATCTGTCAAATATCTTTTGCTTCTGGTCATCAGGAATTCCCCTTCCGGTATCCTCAACAAAACAGCGGACGTCTTTTTCTCTCTCCGTAAAGCCAATTTTAATATGTCCCTGGTTAGTAAATTTAACAGCATTAACCATCAGATTTGTAAATAGTTCCCTCAACCGTGCAGGATCAGAAATCATCTTGCAGGTCTCCTTTGGAATATCCAGCTGCAGCTCAATATTTTTATCTACAAACCTTCCCGTCTTAGCTTTAGCATCCAAAGAAAATTCTCCGTAGAAAGCAGAAACAAGCTCATTCAAATCCACATCCTCGCTAACAAAATCCAGCGTGCCGGCCTCTATCTTGGAAAGACTTAAAATATCATTTACTAGATTAAGAAGCTGCTTTGTATTGGATTGAATAATGCTTTTGTACATCTTCTTGTCATCAGGCGTAATATCCTCATCCATCAGCAATTCCGCAAAGCCGTTGATGGCATTCAAAGGAGTTCTGATTTCATGGCTGACATTTGCAATAAACTGGCTCTTCATCTTATCAGCGGACTCGGCAGCAGACTTTGCAAGCCTAAGTTCTGCCGTTTGCGCCTCTCTTTCAGTTACATCCTCTACTCTAATAACAGTACCAAGATATTCTTTGCTGTCGGGATTATAAATAGAGTTGTAATACATCTGATAAGTGCGGGCCTCTTTGTGTATTATCTCCCTGGAAGTGTGCGAACCGTCAAAAGAGTGAGTTAAAATTGGACAATTGGTATCACACTTAATATTCCTCTTTTTCAAATCATAACATTTGGTTCCTATCCGCCATTCCGCAAAATCCTCCATTCCCTTTATTGTGCTGCAATTCTCCCAAATTATATTATGATCTATATCAATAAAAATCAGACCCTCACCTATGTTATCCAAAATCAGCTTGTTATCTCTGTGAGAAACTTGCAGGGAGGTATTAAGCTTCTCTGTTTTATAAAGCAAAGTAAGGATGAAAATAAATGCAATAAGAAAGACAGCAAGCGCAACTGCAATTAAATCAACCCATTTGCGATAACGCTCCGGCAAATAGTTTACCTCATTTATGAATTTTGCTCCGCTGCCAACTATTCTCTTATCCAGATTATATTTTGCAAAAGCCTGAGCATCATACTGTACCGTATTTGGAATATGGTCAAAATAAATTCCCGGTTCTGAATAACTTCCGTTCAAAACCTTAATCAAATTTTCTGCAATGTCTCTCCCCTGATTCCTGTACTTTGGGAAACATCCTCCTAAAGCCCACTGTCCCATGCCAATAGAAGACAATGAGAAAACAGGAATTTTTTTATTTGCGGCAACCAGCGTATAAACAGCCGTCGGCAGATAATAAGATTCGTTCTTGTCCACGCGCCACGTTCCAAGCATCATGACGCTGTTACTTGGTGTTAATGAGGAAATTGCATTCTCCATCTCCAGCACGTCCTTATTTCTGCCGTCCAGCAAAATCAGGTGCAAATCACCGTGAGACTCAAAAACTTTCTTCACGTGCGCCTGCATTGCAACTCCTCCAAAAGTATTATCGGTTACCAGCGCAAAATTTGTGGCATTAGGATAAAGCAGTTTTATCAGCTCTATATTACGCTCAATATCATAGTTATATATGACTCCCGACAGGACATTATCCCTTTTCTTTAAGTCAGTAAGATAGATAGGGTCTGGCGCCCATGTGGCAAGGTTTGTTCCGGCTGCCGGAAGAGGAATACTGTTTGAGCTAATCATGGAGCAGACAATAGGCACTCTCTTTATCTTGTCACTAGTTTGAGACAAATATGTTGCCCACGCCTCCTGTCCAAGAAGCACAACAGCAGACACGGCTAAATTACCATCCGCACCTGTATACTTATTTAGAATTCTGTCAAATCTCTTCTGATATTCAAACACCTCACCAAAGTTTTTGCAGTTCATGTTCTCTATAACAAGAGGGTTCTTAATCTTGAGAGAATCAATGATTTGCTTACAAGTTAAAAGCGTGTTTGTAACGGAGCTTGTCTCCGGATTATAAGAAGAAATAATTAAAACAGGCAGATTGCTATTTGCTACGTGGTCATTACCATAAGCTGGTTCATCTTTGGAGTTTGCATCCGTAGCTGTGCTCTGCGCAGCCGCTGTAAAAGAGAAGAATAAAAATAGAGCAAGAAGCACGGAAAATAATCCCGATAGCCTCTTGCCGTATTTTATTCTTAATCTCATTTTAACGTGTGATATTTACTGACAGAAAAAAATATTTTTCTATTTATTATTATCCTTCATCTCTCTCTCCACATCCTTCACTGTTATTGGCAACCTCTTGGCACCCAGAAGTCTGCAACCATCGGGAGTAATAAGAACATCATCCTCAAGACGAATTCCGCCAAAGTGATAATAATCTTTTAGCTTGGAGAAATTAATGAAACTGGCATTTATTTTTTCTTTCTTCCATTTCTCTATAAGGGCAGGAATAAAATAAATTCCCGGCTCATCAGTTACAACGTTTCCAGGTACAAGTTTGCGGGCCATTCTCAATGACGCAAGACCAAACTGTTTGTTGCGTTTTGCAGCGCTGCCGTAACCTACATAATCCTCTCCCAAATCCTCCATATCATGAACATCAAGACCCATGTTATGACCAAGTCCGTGAGGCATGAACAATGCAGGAGCACCATTTGCAACAGCCTCATCTACATCACCTTTCATAAGTCCAAGTTCCTTAAGCCTCTCTGCAAATAATCTGTAAACTGCCAGATGAACATCCAAATATGCAACGCCCGGCTTTG
The window above is part of the Bacteroidales bacterium genome. Proteins encoded here:
- a CDS encoding OsmC family protein, which gives rise to MKTVYKGNLRSEVTHELSGAKIFTDAPLDNHGKGESFSPTDLLASALGCCMLTIMGISAQSYGFNIDGTTIETEKIMGTAPRRVVELKLNITFPKGNNYTDQQKRLIESAARTCPVANSINPEIKKSITFNY
- a CDS encoding sensor histidine kinase, producing MRLRIKYGKRLSGLFSVLLALFLFFSFTAAAQSTATDANSKDEPAYGNDHVANSNLPVLIISSYNPETSSVTNTLLTCKQIIDSLKIKNPLVIENMNCKNFGEVFEYQKRFDRILNKYTGADGNLAVSAVVLLGQEAWATYLSQTSDKIKRVPIVCSMISSNSIPLPAAGTNLATWAPDPIYLTDLKKRDNVLSGVIYNYDIERNIELIKLLYPNATNFALVTDNTFGGVAMQAHVKKVFESHGDLHLILLDGRNKDVLEMENAISSLTPSNSVMMLGTWRVDKNESYYLPTAVYTLVAANKKIPVFSLSSIGMGQWALGGCFPKYRNQGRDIAENLIKVLNGSYSEPGIYFDHIPNTVQYDAQAFAKYNLDKRIVGSGAKFINEVNYLPERYRKWVDLIAVALAVFLIAFIFILTLLYKTEKLNTSLQVSHRDNKLILDNIGEGLIFIDIDHNIIWENCSTIKGMEDFAEWRIGTKCYDLKKRNIKCDTNCPILTHSFDGSHTSREIIHKEARTYQMYYNSIYNPDSKEYLGTVIRVEDVTEREAQTAELRLAKSAAESADKMKSQFIANVSHEIRTPLNAINGFAELLMDEDITPDDKKMYKSIIQSNTKQLLNLVNDILSLSKIEAGTLDFVSEDVDLNELVSAFYGEFSLDAKAKTGRFVDKNIELQLDIPKETCKMISDPARLRELFTNLMVNAVKFTNQGHIKIGFTEREKDVRCFVEDTGRGIPDDQKQKIFDRFVKLDNYVEGTGLGLSICMQIVKHYNGQMGVDSEVGKGSTFWFILPKQ